Proteins encoded together in one Cohaesibacter intestini window:
- the dhaL gene encoding dihydroxyacetone kinase subunit DhaL gives MKQVGVDDIVAVLREAAVRIGDCVDYLGRLDGEIGDGDHGYTMARGFTAMVRALNEIETQTTDLTSLFSLCASSFLDSVGATTGPLYASGLLRAGRYAEGRSSLDADEALMLLVAIGDGIGDRGKAIAGDKTMMDVWLAVGQTIKASRQNSLPLEQTLTDIKSVARHAVESTRSMMAVRGRASRLGERSLGHIDPGAASAAIIVECFADILSQRIL, from the coding sequence ATGAAGCAAGTAGGTGTTGACGATATTGTTGCCGTGCTGCGCGAGGCGGCCGTGCGCATTGGCGATTGCGTGGATTATCTGGGTCGGCTCGATGGAGAAATCGGGGATGGCGACCATGGATATACGATGGCGCGTGGCTTCACGGCCATGGTGCGAGCACTGAACGAGATAGAGACGCAAACGACGGATTTGACGTCTCTTTTCTCGCTCTGCGCCAGCAGTTTTCTTGATTCCGTCGGCGCTACGACCGGCCCCCTTTACGCCTCTGGCCTGTTGCGCGCGGGTCGCTATGCGGAAGGCCGTTCATCATTGGATGCCGATGAGGCCCTGATGCTGCTGGTGGCCATTGGGGACGGGATCGGTGATCGCGGAAAAGCGATCGCAGGCGACAAAACCATGATGGATGTCTGGCTGGCCGTGGGCCAAACGATCAAGGCATCCCGGCAGAATAGCCTCCCACTCGAGCAAACACTTACGGACATCAAGTCTGTTGCCAGGCATGCTGTCGAGAGTACCCGTTCGATGATGGCTGTGCGCGGACGCGCCTCGCGGTTGGGCGAGCGTTCTTTGGGTCATATCGATCCCGGTGCCGCCTCAGCTGCGATCATCGTGGAGTGCTTTGCGGATATTCTGTCGCAAAGGATTCTTTGA
- a CDS encoding LysR family transcriptional regulator, which produces MDRPDIPLNALRTFEATARQGSFTNAAVELRVTQAAVSHQIARLEDLLGFQLFHRTRGGLLLTAEARLLLPVLSTSFDRIGGLLDRFQGRRFEETLNLGVVTTFATGWLLRRLGEFEHLHPEIRIRIYTNNNRVSIAQEGLDAAIRFGEGRWPGLEAKPLMTAPLTPLCAPLVAARLEGKTSLHKQRLLRSYRSDEWPLWFSKAGMAAPLLEGPIFDSSVAMADLVTDGYGIALLPFRMFESRLAAGSLVRCFEEEITTGRYWITRLTTKEHSPAYDLFENWLIDAASSSEPEQETEPQPMKQ; this is translated from the coding sequence ATGGATCGCCCGGATATCCCTCTGAATGCCCTGCGCACGTTCGAAGCAACTGCAAGACAGGGCAGTTTCACAAATGCCGCTGTTGAGCTGCGTGTGACGCAAGCGGCGGTCAGTCATCAGATTGCACGGCTGGAAGACCTGTTGGGCTTTCAGCTTTTTCACCGAACCCGCGGAGGACTTTTGCTCACGGCAGAAGCGCGATTGCTCCTGCCCGTGCTTTCCACCAGCTTCGACCGGATCGGGGGACTTCTCGACAGATTTCAGGGCAGGCGCTTTGAGGAGACGCTCAATCTCGGGGTCGTCACCACCTTTGCCACAGGATGGCTTCTGAGACGGTTGGGAGAGTTCGAGCATCTGCATCCCGAAATACGCATCAGGATTTACACAAACAACAACCGGGTGAGCATCGCGCAGGAAGGGCTGGATGCCGCGATCCGGTTCGGGGAGGGCCGGTGGCCCGGGCTGGAGGCGAAACCTCTGATGACAGCGCCTTTGACACCGCTTTGTGCGCCGCTTGTTGCAGCAAGGCTGGAGGGCAAGACCAGCTTGCACAAGCAGAGGCTTCTCAGATCATACCGCTCCGATGAGTGGCCTTTGTGGTTCAGCAAGGCGGGGATGGCAGCGCCGCTTCTGGAAGGGCCGATATTTGACTCCTCAGTGGCAATGGCAGATCTGGTGACGGACGGATATGGCATCGCCTTGCTGCCCTTCAGGATGTTTGAATCCCGATTGGCTGCGGGCAGCCTTGTGCGGTGTTTTGAAGAAGAAATCACAACGGGCAGGTATTGGATAACCAGATTGACCACGAAGGAGCATAGTCCCGCATATGACCTGTTCGAAAACTGGCTGATAGACGCCGCTTCGTCCTCAGAGCCAGAACAAGAGACGGAACCACAGCCCATGAAACAATGA
- a CDS encoding bifunctional sugar-binding transcriptional regulator/dihydroxyacetone kinase subunit DhaK, with amino-acid sequence MAQKPTAQSARSERLASDDDTAMPLRFGRDPLLWASWLYYEEGMTQSDIARIIGVSRATVIAHLAEARTRGIVNISIETNRLRSLSVSKALKDHFGLKDCLVIPGEGGERSLIERLGAAGAQVLQTLLKSGDTIGVGWGRTVLAVAEALTTSSLQDMRVVQITGSTSAHVPYAPAACASKMASAINAECIPLSAPAIVSNPDLRSILTDEPLIREQLACLDALDRIIFGIASMRPNSTLHNSGFFHNDGAMSNAYATAVGAIAGRYIDDRGHPVHGPLDPLTVGITLSKLHAVKQRIAIAGGIDKVPAILATLRGGYANILITDVTTGMGILNAEGKSHLVQRMPHEPEETEVIQRTQVKKFLNAAEDMVDEALEGAVMEHAAFLEPAKQSNRALVARNGPRPGKVGLVIGGGAGHDPGFLGYVGPGLADAVAIGNIFASPPPAPILDCTRAVNRDAGVVHLFGNYSGDILNFEMAAEMAQAEGIEVRTVITTDDVASSHLDDREGRRGVAGNVFVFKVAGAACDQMMSLDRVEELARKANERTCTFGVALEPCSMPETRRPTFLLGETEMEVGVGVHGEPGIARQAVMTADDAADLMVDRILADMSLEKQDEVALLINSLGSTPLMELYIIGRRVRQRLNAKGVKIIRSWTGNYFTSLDMVGVSISMMHLDHELLTLLDHPCNSAFFRIGDH; translated from the coding sequence ATGGCTCAGAAACCAACTGCGCAATCTGCACGAAGTGAGCGACTAGCAAGCGATGATGACACTGCCATGCCGCTGCGCTTTGGCAGGGATCCACTCCTTTGGGCCTCATGGCTCTATTACGAAGAAGGCATGACCCAGAGTGACATTGCCCGGATCATCGGGGTGTCGCGTGCCACTGTCATCGCCCATCTGGCGGAAGCCCGCACACGCGGTATCGTCAACATTTCGATTGAGACCAACCGGCTGCGATCCTTGTCGGTGTCAAAGGCCTTGAAGGATCATTTCGGCCTTAAGGATTGCCTTGTCATTCCCGGTGAAGGGGGCGAGCGGTCTCTGATTGAGCGACTGGGGGCTGCGGGTGCGCAGGTACTGCAAACGCTGTTGAAATCCGGAGACACAATCGGGGTAGGATGGGGGCGCACCGTTCTGGCGGTCGCCGAAGCTCTAACCACCTCCAGTCTGCAGGATATGCGCGTCGTTCAGATCACCGGGTCCACCTCGGCTCATGTGCCCTATGCCCCGGCGGCTTGTGCATCGAAGATGGCGTCGGCCATCAATGCCGAATGCATCCCCTTGTCCGCACCCGCCATTGTTTCCAACCCGGACCTCAGGTCGATTTTGACCGATGAACCCCTGATCCGTGAACAACTGGCCTGTCTTGATGCGTTGGACCGGATCATTTTCGGCATTGCCTCAATGCGTCCCAATTCGACCTTGCACAATTCGGGCTTCTTTCACAATGACGGTGCCATGAGCAACGCCTATGCGACCGCAGTCGGGGCCATCGCCGGGCGATATATCGATGATCGCGGTCATCCGGTGCATGGGCCCCTAGACCCGCTGACGGTGGGCATCACCCTGTCCAAATTGCACGCGGTCAAACAGCGGATCGCCATTGCGGGGGGAATTGACAAGGTGCCGGCCATTCTGGCGACCTTGCGCGGCGGTTATGCCAATATTCTCATCACCGATGTCACCACCGGGATGGGTATCCTGAATGCCGAAGGCAAGAGCCATCTGGTTCAGCGCATGCCGCATGAACCGGAAGAAACCGAAGTCATTCAGCGCACTCAGGTGAAAAAATTCCTCAATGCTGCCGAGGATATGGTGGATGAAGCATTGGAAGGGGCCGTGATGGAACATGCTGCCTTCCTTGAGCCCGCCAAGCAATCCAATCGGGCACTGGTTGCCAGGAATGGCCCGCGCCCGGGCAAGGTCGGACTGGTGATTGGCGGGGGGGCAGGACATGACCCCGGCTTCCTTGGCTATGTCGGGCCCGGCCTGGCAGATGCCGTCGCCATCGGCAATATTTTCGCTTCGCCTCCCCCTGCCCCGATTCTTGACTGCACCCGTGCGGTGAATCGCGATGCCGGCGTCGTGCATCTGTTTGGCAACTATTCGGGCGACATTCTCAACTTTGAAATGGCCGCAGAAATGGCGCAGGCAGAGGGCATCGAGGTGCGCACGGTGATCACGACAGACGATGTCGCATCTTCTCATCTTGACGACCGCGAAGGGCGTCGCGGGGTGGCGGGCAACGTGTTTGTCTTCAAGGTGGCGGGCGCGGCCTGCGACCAGATGATGAGCCTTGATCGCGTCGAAGAACTTGCCCGCAAGGCCAATGAGCGCACCTGCACATTCGGCGTTGCCCTAGAGCCTTGTTCCATGCCGGAAACGCGCCGACCGACCTTCCTGCTTGGCGAAACCGAAATGGAGGTTGGCGTCGGTGTCCATGGGGAGCCGGGTATCGCACGTCAGGCGGTGATGACGGCAGATGATGCCGCGGACTTGATGGTTGATCGCATCCTCGCGGACATGAGCCTCGAGAAGCAGGATGAAGTGGCTTTATTGATCAATTCGCTTGGGTCAACGCCCTTGATGGAGCTGTATATCATTGGCCGCCGGGTCCGTCAGAGGCTCAATGCCAAGGGTGTGAAGATCATCCGCAGCTGGACCGGCAACTATTTCACCTCACTGGACATGGTGGGTGTGTCCATATCGATGATGCATCTGGATCATGAACTGCTGACCCTGTTGGACCATCCCTGCAATTCCGCCTTTTTCAGGATCGGGGATCACTGA
- the bla gene encoding class A beta-lactamase, with protein sequence MTENCRPSLRAVFLGFALCAAFSSLAVAQELGETVAAWETKLDGRIGVILRDTASDWTYSHRSDERFPMASTFKSLLCGAVLGEVDAGRESLTNQVTYSKKDLVYWSPITQKHLASGLPISALCEAAVTMSDNAAANLLLKRVNGPAGLTGFLRGIGDATTRLDRWEPEMSKGTPKDPRDTTSPRAITTSLHNLLFGGALQPASAALLKQWMIDDQVADKLIRPHVPDGWIIGDKTGSGGHGTRAIVAFLQTPKGQTFMAAIYITQSKAGKDARNQAISAIGRAMISEIKKHF encoded by the coding sequence ATGACAGAAAATTGCCGCCCTTCGCTGAGGGCCGTCTTTTTGGGCTTTGCGCTGTGTGCAGCCTTTTCCAGTCTCGCTGTGGCACAAGAGCTTGGCGAGACCGTTGCCGCATGGGAGACCAAACTGGATGGCCGCATCGGCGTGATCTTGCGCGATACAGCGTCCGACTGGACCTATAGCCATCGCTCGGATGAACGCTTCCCCATGGCCAGCACTTTTAAATCCTTGCTTTGCGGCGCGGTTCTGGGAGAGGTTGATGCAGGCCGCGAAAGCCTGACCAATCAGGTCACATACAGCAAGAAAGATCTGGTTTACTGGTCTCCCATCACCCAAAAGCATCTTGCTAGTGGCTTGCCAATCTCAGCTCTGTGCGAGGCAGCGGTCACCATGAGTGACAATGCCGCTGCCAACCTGTTGCTCAAACGGGTGAACGGGCCTGCTGGCCTCACTGGCTTTTTGCGAGGGATCGGCGATGCGACAACCCGTCTGGACAGATGGGAACCTGAGATGAGCAAAGGCACGCCGAAAGATCCCAGAGACACAACAAGCCCGCGTGCCATAACGACCTCGTTGCACAATCTTCTGTTTGGCGGTGCCCTTCAGCCTGCGTCTGCTGCTCTGCTCAAGCAATGGATGATTGATGATCAGGTCGCCGACAAACTGATCCGCCCCCATGTTCCAGACGGCTGGATCATCGGCGACAAGACCGGCAGCGGCGGTCACGGCACGCGGGCAATCGTTGCCTTTTTGCAAACGCCGAAGGGTCAGACCTTTATGGCAGCGATTTACATCACGCAAAGCAAGGCAGGAAAGGATGCGCGGAACCAAGCCATCTCGGCAATTGGTCGAGCCATGATTTCCGAGATCAAGAAGCACTTTTGA